The Setaria viridis chromosome 9, Setaria_viridis_v4.0, whole genome shotgun sequence sequence CGCCGTACCGGAACATGGGGAGCGACTCCACCGTGGTGCGGTCGATGCCGGAGTTCCTCCGATCCCCTGCGACGACGGCCACCCCAAGTCAGAACGGCGTCGccgacgagggcggcggcgacggcattGGGCGAGGGCGGCGGAGCCTGGGGCATCGCGGCTGGCCCATGTAGCTGCGTCGCGAGGGAGCGGGGGCGCCGCGACCGACCCGTGCGGCGGCACGAGGGAGGGCGCGGGGGGAGGGTGGGGGGTAATGGGTGGGAACAAAAGGTTTTAGTCAGTTCTAGGAGGGGGTGGGAGGGCTAAAAGATTTAGTCTCCTAAAACTTTTTAGTCACCTTTTAGTCAGGttgtttggctctttagtcaGTTTTTAATCACCTTTTAGTCCAAAAGATTTTAGGATGAGAACCAAACAAAACCTCAGGACCTAAGATCATCCCTGCTTCTCTTGTTCGCGGGAAGCATAGCTAGGAACGGTTGGTTATTGAACCATTAATAGTCAAACTATTCACATATTAACCCATTGAACCGCGGATTCAAAGATCAAATACATACTTGAATGTAGTGGTTAAAGCGTATCTGACTAGAAGTGGTAATGGAAAAAAATTGGttttaaataaaatttcaaGATCTGGATAAGATTTTATATATCTataaattaaattaattaagagATGAGTTGGATCACCAAAGGATGCTCATGATCCTTCGGCAACGTAGAGGGGCGTAGGGCGGCTAGCATCGTGGAAAAGATAAAAAGGTCCCAATCCGGGTTTTTTCTCCACACTCAAAAGCAGCTCGGGGACCAAATTGTAAAATTCATAAAACCGCGCGTCTTTAGTGTTAGTGCTTCTTCCCCGTCCACGGCGGAAAACCCTAACCCCTCTCCGCCGatccccgccaccgccccccgccccacctcccccccccccccccccccccccccccccccccccccccaaaaaccAACATCCGAATCCCTCCCCCCCAATCTCCCGGTGtaccccgccgctcgcgccgctATGCCTGACGTGCAACCTCTCGTCAGTGACTTCGTCCTCAAGCTCAAGCGCCGGTaagccgccaccgctccccgccccgccccgtcCGATTCGGTTGCCGTTGCTCATGCCCGTGCTTATCTGTTGGCGGACAGGAAGGTGGAGGGGTCGCACGCCGTGGCGCGGCAGACGGCAGAGCTGCTGCGTTCGGTGGTATCGCAGCACCGGATGGGCAGCAGTGCCAACCAGGCGGCCGCGCTTGCCGACGCCGTACGCGCTGTCGGGGAGCAGCTCATCGCCGCCAACCCCATCGGTAAAAGATCCAACAGTTTTACTGACGATTTGTGATGCTGTCGTGTTCCAGTTAATTATAGAGGATAGTGGTTGCTTCTAATCGTATCATTAAACACTCAAAGACTGATCGGATGGATAATTTGCTAAATTTCTGCAATGTTTTGTTGGGTTTCTAAAATATTGATCTCCGTGCACTGTACTTGATTTGTAACATTCGTTTTTCTTTCGTTGTGTGAGAATTCTGTGCCCTCTATAAACAGTGTTACGCGACCACCAGTGTTGGATTTCAAGTCACATTTGGAGGTGTCCAAAATTCTTTTCCTGAATCAGACCCTTGCACCAAAGTCAGACTCCAACACACCCATGTTGGGATAACACTGCCCTCTGTTTCCCCAAATGACAATTAAACCTCCATGTCCAAAAGTTATCAGTTTATCACTGAAGCGGGTGTGCCTAAGAAAGGAAGAATGCATGAACTTTATgaatgcaaatatgcaatctCATGGTCCCATGCTATTTGAGCTAGTGTTTAATGTTACTTTGGCAAACTAGATTTCTATTTCTTGAATTTTTATCCATTACCTTAATCAGAGTTATGCTATATTTATTGTGACTGAATTTAGTTTGCTCTCAACTGTAGTTTGCTGGCTGCCACTTCGGGGCTTATCGGCAAACTATGCTTGTAGATAATTATTGGTATCTGGGGCCATTACTTATAATATACCTAATCTTTATTAATTTGAGGTCTTGAATTGCATTGTTTGTGGCTTTGATTGGTGTTCAGTTGATGGCCTCAGAGATACCAGATTCAGTTTCACGGGACTAACCTTGCTATTGAGCTTTGTGTTTTGCCACCAATAGTTAACCCATTGGTGAATGGCATAATTTAATAGAAATAGTTTCAAGCTGTTCATTTTTCCCGAGTTTGAATTGTTACATGTTTACCTGGATAGGTCTCATTATATTATCTTCCTTCTTCTCAAGCTCTGATGACACACCTATCTGTAAAAGGAATTatctgtttttttaaaaaaattggtaTACACCTCGGgggtgggggggaggggggggggctaAATAATAGAGATTAAGGGCTAGAGCTAGAGATTAACGGTGATTTGAGGCTATGTCTACAGTATTTTACAGGTAAAATCAggctctcccccccccccccccccccccccccgggatCCGCCCCTGTAGTATCTGATTGGTAAATGAAGTATCTGATCCCTTCTTTCTGTCACATGTTGAGTGGAATTAATGCAATAGGCACACTTATCCAACCAAAGGGTGCATAGATGATGATGCTCCAACTTATCTAAAGCTCCTGGAAGTAATTTCTTGACTTGGGAGGGACCTAGAACAATGGAGTACTTATATACCAAAGAACAAGTGAAGTAAAAATCAACTTAGACAAATATGATGGCAGCATTTAGCGGCATTTCAGTTCCTTGTCGCTGCTTGGCTTAGCTAATATGTCTTACTTGGCTCCATGTATCGTCACCATGTCAAATTGTGATTGACATTGCCTTCATATATCATGGGATGGGGTGGGGCATCTTCCAAGGCCCATAAACTCTCCTTCCCACAGCCTTCCTGTCAACTTCTTCTTCTGGGAAATAATATTTTATCGTGCATCTCAATCTCATACCAATCCTTGACGAGATTAATTTCGTTTCCTACCTCTGAGGCAACATGCAGTCGCTTCAAATAGGACTGAAGTTAAGTCACCCTCTTAATGCTCTGCCAAGGGATTCACATGTGACATCAACTTCTTTGATTCAGTAGGATGCAACATCTTATAGCCATCACAATACTTGCATTTGAATTGCACAATTTTTCCGCCAACCATAACTAGAATACTAACATGATTCCACAGTGTCTGGCTGTCTAGATTATTTTCTTCTGCATACTAAAGAGCAGCAAGATATTTCGTCTTAGTGACGATTAGGAGTGATTCTCTGCAGAAGATCTTGGGTAACGAGCAAGGAGAAGATTTAGAGGATATACAGAGGAAGACAAGAATCTTTACGAAGGCAAGCACGAGTGACTAACCATGGCTAGGAGTGATTCTCCACTGCCCTGTTTACCAATGATAGGGACCTATTCTGGCATTTATCTGTCCATGAAGATGGTTCTGCCGCAAGTCACCAGATAAGATGGGGAGAGCATCTTGTGTTGAGAGTTGGCAGTGGGTGAAAAGCCTAAGCCAGCGATATGGGGAGGTGGAGCTCACCGTTTGCACCAGAGTGCCGAGGTGTGAGGGAAATACGGCGAAGGAGAGGGAGTGGAGGTCTGTGGGGATTGATGGGGTGGAGCTTTCCGTTTAGTTCAAGACCAAGTAGTGTGACCTGATCTAGCTGCATCCAGTACACTTATGTGGACCAATACGTGGATTATGGAATATGGCCTGGATCGCATCCAGGGCGTATCACAGCATATCTGTATCCAATACGTATCAGATACATATCGGATACATGATATGCTACCCCGATGGAGTATTCACACATCAGAGATTAGGTCTCAATCTGGAAGTTAGTCAAGTAATCGTAATCCAGTTGCTGTATTCTGCATGTGTGTTAGATCATAAGAATGCTGACATTAGCTTGACTCAGGGGTGACACTTTCAATTCAGCTTCCTGTATGGCAGGCAATATGTGGCTGTAATAGGCAGGATACCTTACCTATACTTTCCAAATTGTAGCACTAGTCCTTTTTTCTTCAAACTCCAATCAATGTGGATTCTGTTCTTGCAGAGCTTGCTGTTGGAAACATTGTCAGACGTGTTTTGCACATAATAAAAGAGGAGGATATATCTTCTACAGCAGTTGGAATCGAAGGTCTTTCTGTTACTGTTGACAGTGATGATGAATTTGACAGTGAGCATGATGATCGCCCTGCATTGTCTGCTGCTGTCCTTGCTGCACATGCTAGAAATGCCCTTCGTGCACCATCATTGCAGACTCTCCTAGAAGATATTCCCGTGACTCCTGCAATTTCCCGCACGGCATCATCAACTGGTGACTCAGATGGAAAAAGTAAATGTATGCTCTTATCTGTTAACTTTCATGCTTGTTATCTTAGTGTTCTCTTTCACGACTAAATGTCTCAGTTGAACTGGTATTCTTGGTCCTACTTGTataatttggcaaaaatattgTTTTAAAAGATGATCATACCAGGGCCatattttgaaatttattttaaaCTTGTAGGGccattatgttttgtttatgtcatgtttggcactataatcATGTTTTTTACTATAGCAGCTGGAGATAAGAGCTCAACTAGGAAGCTGAAGCATGATGTCATCGCAGCCATTGGTGATCTTATTGATGAGATTGACTCATGCTACGAACCGATTTCTGAGCAAGCTGTGGAACTTATTCACCAAAAGTATGATCTTACTTTGGCTAACATACAGACATCACAATGATATTGCTTTAGAATAATATGAACTGctttttaatatttagttgCTTCAGTGGTGATATACAATTTTGAGCTTTTGCATATAATAGTTATTCTGGATACATTTAATGGGTATATCTTAAAGCATCTCTGAAACAGAAAATGTTGGGTTGGTGTGGGTGGCTTTGATTTGTTGAAACATTAGTTGCTGATTAATGGAAACTTACAAGTTCAACAGGTCAAATATCTAGAAAAGGCTTTAGTAGAAATACCACGTCCagttattaaaaataaagaagTCATCTCATGCAATTAGCTTTTgtcaataatttatttatcttctGATGCAAAGAagctttttttttgcataagcAACCATTGCAATTACTTTGCTTGCTCGAGAGTAATACACCAGAGGAATATTTGCCTTTCAATATAAGCATTATATAGGTTTGATGGGCCAATATCTGAAGCACAATGGTTTTGAGTCTTAATTATTCTGCCAACTAGTTTCGGAGGTTCTCTATAGATACAAAAAGTACCAGCTGAAATATATTTCTTGCTTACTGAAATGCTAATTGTTTATTGTTTGCCACAGTGAGGTAATCCTAACTCTAGGCCGTTCTAGAACTGTCAAGGAGTTCTTGTATGCTGCGAAAGAGAAGAAGCGATCTTTTCGTGTATTTGTTGCTGAAGGTGCTCCAAGGTATGTGCATTATTTGAACTTTAATGTAACCTGATTGTTTCTTGTGCACTGTATAATCTTGTTTGACCCAGTGTCGAAACTTTGACGATTGCATCAGATATCAGGGCCATGTTCTTGCAAAAGAGTTGGTTGAGAAAGGTGTACAAACTACAGTTATAATAGACTCAGCAGTTTTTGCTATGATCTCTCGAGTTAACATGGTATGTGCATGTAGTGATTGTTGATTTGCCAACTCTTTGTTTTCGTTACAATTCCAATAATGATTTTATCTGAAGGTCATAGTTGGAGCACATGCTATAATGGCAAATGGTGGAGTGATTGCACCAGTTGGGATGAACATGGTTGCACTTGCTGCTCAAAGGCATGCTGTGCCCTTTGTTGTGGTTGCTGGTAGCCACAAGGTTGATTTCTGCACATTATACCTAATATTTACAACCTTTGTGGCCAAATAAGAATCAGTGTCTACATTTTACTGTTTTTCCAATGTATGCGTGTGTCCATAACTTAATATAGAGACTCAAATCAATGTTAAGACATGGTGCACTATCCTGCAGTTAGCTCACAAGAGACTCAAATCAATGTTAAGACATGGTGCACTATCCTGCAGTTAGCTCACAACTATGTtcaataaataaagaaaagaagtgGAATTTGAAGAACTTAAGAGGATGCTGTCAATGTCATATTGTGGTGATACAATCATAGTAGCATCTTAACCAAATGTTTCCCTGACATCAATTCAGATACAATTCGTTCACCCTACCATGTATCATTATCTGAAAACATTCCCATCATCTAAGGAAATCTCTTGAATGTTTCCATTTTCCACAGGTGCCATGCTTAGAAGCTTCATGAGTGTAGCATAGGTTCACATCATATAGTGCATACACCATTATTCTTTGTATTTTAGTGTCAAATAGATTTGTACTATGTGAAGTATTTTCTTGTGAATAGCAAGCTAGAAAGATGGTTAATCCTCTCTGGACATGAACCCCACCCTGGCTGGGATTAATGCTGAGGCCTCTCATCAGGAGCACTATTTGCTTGCAAAGGGGGCCACTTAAGTGCTCAAGTGAAGTATTTTATAACCTTCAAAATTTGTACTTTCTTAAagaaatgctcactccaataTACATTTTCAGCAATTCATTTGTTGAATTATTTGTTGCCAAAAGATTATAGCAAATATACAACAACATCAGAATACTTTTGATGAAAAATGTACTAGTATTTTCCTTTATGTTAGGTAGGTGTCAAAGTTTTAAAATGTTGACTGTACACAATTGAGAACCATGAGTAAAGGAGAATACACTTGTTGCGTAAATAGCAATAGTTGGTATCCACAATTTGAATGCTCGGTCACTGAATATCAGTTAGATGTATTTGTAGTAGAATCTGTTAATAAAGTTTCCATTGTAATAGCCTTCTTTCTCACATGCAGCTGTGTCCTTTGTATCCACACAACCCAGAGGTGTTACTGAATGAACTTAAGTCGCCATCTGATTTGCTTGACTTCGGCGAGTTCTCAGATTGCATGAATTTCAGTACTCAGGATGGCAGCCCCCTACTAAATGTTGTCAATCCGACATTTGACTATGTGCCACCGAAGCTTGTGAGCCTATTTGTCACTGATACGTAAGTTCTCTACATCTGTTTTATGGGGTCTGATAATTTAAGAGAATGGATATGTACTTGGTGCTGCTTGCATTAGCAGTTAGCCAGAGATTTCCTTTGGTGACGTGGTGACTGGTGTGCTGGTGCCATGTAAATTTCCATTTGATGAAACTCTATTGGACTATTTCTATTGGACTCCAATTAAAAATTTTAATTACTTATTTGGTGACAAAATTTAGGGAACCTAATTTCTACCAGTGGCAAATACTCACTCTGCACTTGCATGAAACCATTCAGTTTGTTTTCCTGATCTAGTTACCTTTGCCTGACAGTGGGGGCCACAGTCCATCTTATATGTACCGGCTCATTGCTGAGTACTACTCAGCAGATGATCTCGTAGTGCAACGGAAGTCAACAGCATGAAGGAACACAAAAGCATTCAACTTCGTGTTCTGAAGGTAGGATCTGTGACCGTGTTCAAACCCAAGTGCTGGTTTTAATACTTATCACAAGCTGTTGTTGCATGCAGAGCTAGAGATGTTCGGATTCGGTTACTGTCAAACTGAGGGAAATCAATGCAAGCATTCTCCTTGCGGTACCTGTAATGGTTGCGGCGTTTTGGGTGTAAACTGTTGAGGAAATGTGGATGTGACCTACTATGGATGAATTGTTTTGACTACAGAAGATACAAATGTATGATTGATGTAGAGGGTGGCTGTTCCATATCCGTGCATCCTGGTCTGGGACAGTCCAAATTTTGCCTGTTCTAAATTCCAGCTGTTTCATGTGTATGAAGTATTCGAATACACACTAACGGAATTTGCTGAGCtatttttcatctttttttaaaTTGACCATACTCATTTCTAGCCTGTCGTTTTTAGCTATGTGCCGTGTTCATTTAGATACCTGTATCAACTGTTAGGCTTACGAATGAGTCCAAGAGTTATAATCGTAATTCGGGAAAAGAAATCTGGGAGGTATAATAGTAAATAATTTTTCATGTCTGAACGATGAATGATTCTGAAGTAGTAGTCACATTTCTCTGCATTGCTATCTTGTATTACGACGACAATCTGGCTTCGGTAAATGGCCACGGAAGAATCCCGTGTACGAACAACGCACACGAGGGACGCATTCCCACGTCTCAGATTGGTACGGGGTCGGCGAGTTTGATGCACAGCATGAGGTCGGACTCCGGCGAGGCCATCGGCGGCAGCGAGAAGTGCCCGTACGTGGAGCTCCCGCTGCGGAGCTCGCCCATGGTCACCAGCGCGGCGATGGTGTTCCGGAAGATGCCCTGCTcggcagcggccgccgccgccaggggggTGGTACCGGCGCCGGAACGCCCTCCGCCGGCCTGGAATACGGCCTCCATGGTGGCCTCGCACTCGCGGACGAGCCCGGAGATGAGCTCCGTCGCGAAGAAGGGCTGCCCGAGCACCTTCTCGATGAAGGGCAGCCGGAGGAGCCGACCGGTGCGCTTGTCGTACTTCTTGAGGATCTTGGCCAGCCCTGTAAAGTTCATCCATCAATTAGCCTTTCTTTCGTGTTTTTTCTTAAAGAATCTTCAAGTGCCATGTCCAATTTGTTTCATGATGAAAACTTTGCAGACAGACGAAGCAGCTCCTGGTGAGTGATGGGCCGAATATGACTGGTCTACTAGTTGAAGCGTTCAGCCCAGTCAAAATTTCGAGTCGAAAGTCAGAATTGAGCCCttcagttttcaaaaaaaaaaagggacacGGACACAGCTCCACATGATAATTGCGTACCTACCGAAAATCAAGAACTTGGTGGCTTTGTTAGGCTATGTGGCATATGCTGCTACTATCCCTTTGGCCTTTGCCAATtactcaatatttttttaaacacAAAAaccttacaatttgaaatgtaCAACCTGGAAGCTGTCGGTTCTagcaaaacaagaaaaaaagaatcctGTTCTTGCTACCTGGGATGATGCAACTAAAGATTGTGCTATTCCTTTCGGAAAGTCTTTAAATTAAATTGCTGTCAGCGTGAAGAGTTTGACGGTCGAGTAACCATGGCACGTTTTTCAGCCGTCTCATCTGAAGTAAGGATGGAATGACAGAACATTACCGTGAGCCAACAAGATCACGAATCTACGCTCGCAGCGGCCCAATGTCGAGACCGTCTACGCCATTTGGCAAGTGGCATGCCACAAGCAAAACAGAGGTGCAGGAACAGAGAGGTACACCGTAGAAAAGCAGAGCAAGTACAGAGGCAGAGCAACCGAGGCGACCTGTGTAGTTGATGGCGCTGTAGTTGAGCAGCAGCACCATCTCCCCGTGCAGGTCGACGACCTCCCTGCGCACCCTCCTCAtctccgccgctcgccgcggcgccgccggctcatgatcgcccgccgccaccttcttCACCGCCTCCTGCAGCTCCTGCACAGACGAAAACGCCGCAAGCGTAAGTCACGCCGCAACACTAGGCGCGCTGCATTTCgtaccaaaaaaaaagaaagcaggGGACCCGGGACGACGTGCCCTGTGGCGTATGACGaagtcctcctcccgctccaggAAGAAGGCGTTGAACCGGTCGACCTCGCCGTCGAGCAGCCGCAGGAAGgcagcctccgccgccctcctccggcgggGCGCCGACGGGTCCGCCGGGACGAGGCGGACGAGCCTCTTGAGGCGCTTGTACGCCAGGAACTTGTCCCGCCACTCCGGGAGGCTCTCCTCCACCTGCTTCTTCAGCCTCTTCCCAAACTTCATCTCTTCTGTGTCTGTCTCGCAATGCTTCAGCACCCAACGACGGCTGGTTTGGTCGCTCAGCCCAGCAGCTTGTAGCTAGTAAGATCTATGCATAAAATACACGTACTCACAAacttatatatatgtatatatgtgaTGGCGTCGTGGTTTGGCAAGTGTAATGGCAAGCATTGTTGGGGAGAGATGGGCATGGGGTGAGTGTGACTTGTGAGGGAGATTAGACATCGTTGGGGAGGAGTGCAAGATGGGTTAGCTACTAGTACGCTGCTGGGAATATCTCGCGGCATATGCCATGGTTGGCATGGAGGACAGGAAGGGGAAGGTGAGCTTAGTGATGGTTGACAACGTGACTTCACAAGGTTTTCACCATCAGAACAGCGAGAGATCGTCATGATTTGGTGAGTCTTTCTTAACCAGCCGGATTTTTCGTCAGAGTCGCAGGCTGTGGCATGTCCAAACAACCGGGTCATGGGGAGAATTCTTCAGAaaaaaggagaggaaagagTCAGAGGGGAGGACTGGAGGTGTAAGAATAAGAATCTGTGCAAGGCATATTCCACTACATGCGCGGACTCGGCGACACGATCGGGGGCTTTGCGTCTCGGAGGGTTTTGCTTCCCATGGATCCACACGGGTCATGGTCGGTCCGCGAAGGGTATGATTCCATGGGATCTTCGAAAGTCCACAGTTGACATTCCAACGGAACCTTTCCTTTTGTCACTCTGTTCTCGGGTTCGGATCCTCTCTCTCCAGAAATGCTTTTGCAGGTACGACAAGTATCCATCCGGATTCACTCCGGTTTATCAATAGTCTACCATAATCCATAAAGATAATCTCCAACACACCTCGTTGTTTTACAGGTATTGTGAAAGCATATTTTTTCCGACGATTTTTAGAGTACATAAATCaacaaaaattaaatattttcTGAAACATGTTATGGTGCTCGCAGATTTATTCATGCCTAAGTGCACGCATAGACACTCAATCGGAGAACTGAGCCAGCATGTTACTGTGCTATTCTCAGGCATATTGCTAATAATTAGTTGAATATAAGCATCCACTCTGAGTCAACGACCTGAATCCATGTAGCCATGCCAAATCTAAGAAATATAGTTCCGCAGTTTGCAACACAAATTAATAATTTCGATGACAAGCACTTTTGATGATCAGATATACTCTCTTTGTCCCAAATTATAGCTCGCTTTAGATTTTCtatattcatagatattattaggCATCTAGGGTATACctaaatgcataacaaaatctatgaatctaaaaaagtcaaaacgacctataatttggaacggacgaAGTATTGAAATCATTCTGTTGCAATAGTTCTCATTCATTACTTAAGTCTTTTATGGTTTTTGAAGATGCACCGATATTATTATAATATAGGATTAGTAAGTACCTTGGCTTCTACTATAACGGTATGTGTTATGTAGTGATGATAGTATTTCGAACAATAATCATATTTATGCAGGTGAAAGGACCTCTAGCCTAATGGTTAGAGCACCTAAGTAGTACCTAGTAGACTCGGATTCGACTCCCTGTAggagcgaattaaacgggtctagaataaaaaattataaaaaaaataggtaggagctTCCCTGCTAACTtcgtaaaaaaaatcatatttacGTAGAGCAACTACAAAGTTGTTCATGAACTCTCCAACGGCACTAGAATTCAAATTTTCTGCTGCCATATATGGTATTTTGTTGCTTGAAAGAATAATCTTTATGTACGTGTCCGGTTCACATCCCCTGATGATCATGTAGTATGATGAGTATATGCCTACATTCTTTGTCTAGAAAAATGACCAAAGTGGAGATTGGTTTGTCAAGGCGGTGACACAAGGAAGGTTGCCCGGCCGGTTCGGGTATCTTTCAAGATTCGGCGCCCGGCCGAGAGGCATATCCTATCTGACTTGACTCGCCGTGCTGTCGCTTAGCTTGCCATGGGCCGTCAAAGATTTGACTTGCAAAAATCCCTTCTTTTTCAGAGGTTTAAGATGTGACTTCgtttattcagaaaaaaaaacaaaagatgatGTGATTCAAGCCTCAATGTATCAAGCATGTGATCCAGCAGTTTTTCTTTCGATAAATGGGATAGATCCATCCGATTAAAAGGTGCGAATTCGTACCAGGCCACCACACCTTACATTTCTTTTTAAGAACATTTCGGAGAATTTCGCATTGGAACATTACATTTCGGACAACTGCTAGGCTTCTCATCCTTGCAAAttgatcaacaagcaaattGATATTATCATCATCCTTGCAAATTGATATAAGTGATGATTATATATCGCCAGATCCCATGCATGTGTCATCTTTTAATAACTTCTTAACACTTGAATCACTGGCACCGAACCCAGATGTGTGGGCGTCGTCACTTCTAGAATCTTTACGACAAAAATGTGCTCGTAGATATCCTTAAATTAGTCAACAAACATCACAAATTGATAGCGTTGATGCTTGTCTAATCCTTgcatttttctctctccctcttttcAATTTAACGTTGTTTAGCATGTTTTGCTTAGGCTAAACCAGATTGAAACGTGTGTGGGCAGGCAGAAAAGGTGATGCTTAATCATGAAGTTGGGCCAACCACTCTAGTTTTACATCATCTAATCTCAACCGGATATTCAACGGATTAAGAGTCCTTTTGGTTGGAATTTTGAAAGTACTTTAGCTTGACAAAAGCTAAAAGTCAATCAAAGGGGTGGGCTGCGTACCACCAGCTTCCACAAAAGCAGCTTCTCTTTAGTTCAATTCTCATTAAGCCCCTGCTTCCACCGGCTGTAGCATCGAAGTTTTTCTCGAATTACCTGCCTGCCTCTGGTAATGCGTACCGCTTCATCAAAAAAATACAGCGACGGACCTTTCTTCTTCGCCTTtcttcccggcggcggcgcccctccccacTGCAGCCCCCTCATCTCCTCCTGGCGGCGCCCCTCCACagtcccctcctcctctctggctctccggcgg is a genomic window containing:
- the LOC117839125 gene encoding uncharacterized protein isoform X1; protein product: MPDVQPLVSDFVLKLKRRKVEGSHAVARQTAELLRSVVSQHRMGSSANQAAALADAVRAVGEQLIAANPIELAVGNIVRRVLHIIKEEDISSTAVGIEGLSVTVDSDDEFDSEHDDRPALSAAVLAAHARNALRAPSLQTLLEDIPVTPAISRTASSTGDSDGKSKSAGDKSSTRKLKHDVIAAIGDLIDEIDSCYEPISEQAVELIHQNEVILTLGRSRTVKEFLYAAKEKKRSFRVFVAEGAPRYQGHVLAKELVEKGVQTTVIIDSAVFAMISRVNMVIVGAHAIMANGGVIAPVGMNMVALAAQRHAVPFVVVAGSHKLCPLYPHNPEVLLNELKSPSDLLDFGEFSDCMNFSTQDGSPLLNVVNPTFDYVPPKLVSLFVTDTGGHSPSYMYRLIAEYYSADDLVVQRKSTA
- the LOC117839125 gene encoding uncharacterized protein isoform X2 gives rise to the protein MPDVQPLVSDFVLKLKRRKVEGSHAVARQTAELLRSVVSQHRMGSSANQAAALADAVRAVGEQLIAANPIELAVGNIVRRVLHIIKEEDISSTAVGIEGLSVTVDSDDEFDSEHDDRPALSAAVLAAHARNALRAPSLQTLLEDIPVTPAISRTASSTGDSDGKSKSGDKSSTRKLKHDVIAAIGDLIDEIDSCYEPISEQAVELIHQNEVILTLGRSRTVKEFLYAAKEKKRSFRVFVAEGAPRYQGHVLAKELVEKGVQTTVIIDSAVFAMISRVNMVIVGAHAIMANGGVIAPVGMNMVALAAQRHAVPFVVVAGSHKLCPLYPHNPEVLLNELKSPSDLLDFGEFSDCMNFSTQDGSPLLNVVNPTFDYVPPKLVSLFVTDTGGHSPSYMYRLIAEYYSADDLVVQRKSTA
- the LOC117839125 gene encoding uncharacterized protein isoform X3, producing the protein MPDVQPLVSDFVLKLKRRKVEGSHAVARQTAELLRSVVSQHRMGSSANQAAALADAVRAVGEQLIAANPIELAVGNIVRRVLHIIKEEDISSTAVGIEGLSVTVDSDDEFDSEHDDRPALSAAVLAAHARNALRAPSLQTLLEDIPVTPAISRTASSTGDSDGKSKSAGDKSSTRKLKHDVIAAIGDLIDEIDSCYEPISEQAVELIHQNEVILTLGRSRTVKEFLYAAKEKKRSFRVFVAEGAPRYQGHVLAKELVEKGVQTTVIIDSAVFAMISRVNMVIVGAHAIMANGGVIAPVGMNMVALAAQRHAVPFVVVAGSHKQARKMVNPLWT
- the LOC117839126 gene encoding SPX domain-containing protein 3, translated to MKFGKRLKKQVEESLPEWRDKFLAYKRLKRLVRLVPADPSAPRRRRAAEAAFLRLLDGEVDRFNAFFLEREEDFVIRHRELQEAVKKVAAGDHEPAAPRRAAEMRRVRREVVDLHGEMVLLLNYSAINYTGLAKILKKYDKRTGRLLRLPFIEKVLGQPFFATELISGLVRECEATMEAVFQAGGGRSGAGTTPLAAAAAAEQGIFRNTIAALVTMGELRSGSSTYGHFSLPPMASPESDLMLCIKLADPVPI